The nucleotide window GTTAAAAATACTGGTGGAATATCTTTTACATATGGAATTGTGCTTCCAGCAATTGATAATGCTTGCGCTAAACCGAAGAACAGCGCTGCACCCATTGCACCGATTGGATGCCATTTTCCGAAAATCATTGCAGCAATCGCCATGAACCCTTGTCCATTAATTGTTGCGTGGCTAAAGTCATTCGTAATTGTTTGTGAATAAACCGCACCACCAATTCCGGCAAGAGCCCCTGAAATCATCACGGCAATATAGCGCATTTTCGTTACATTAACTCCCATTGTGTCAGCTGCCATTGGGTGCTCCCCAACCGCACGTAAGCGCAAACCAAATGGTGTTTTAAAAATAACGAACCATGCCAAAATTGCGACAGCAAATGCCAATATCGATGTACCGTAAATATTATGGAATAACAAAGGCCCGAAGAACGGAATATCTGCTAATAATGGTACATCAAAGCGTGGGAAACGTTCAGAAATGAAGTCTGTTTGTCCACGACCTTCGAAAATCATTTTTACTAAAAACAACGCTATTGCAATACCTAATAAGTTTAATGCTACCCCTGTTACCGTTTGGTCAGCACGGAAAGCAATTGCGGCTACTGCTAATAGTAATGAGAACAAGGCACCGATTACCATTGCCACTAAAAGTGCTACCCACGGTGTAAAGCCTCCAAGTGTTTCATACGTAAATAAGTTAAAAATAATCCCTACAAAGGCACCGATTACCATAATACCTTCGATACCGATATTCACAACGCCTGAGCGCTCAGAGAACACGCCACCGATTGCGGCAAAAATAAGAGGTGCTGCGTAAAATATAGCAGAAGGGACGATAAAATATAAGATATCTAAAAAGCTCATATTATTTGCCCTCCTTTTTCTTTCCAAACTTTTCTAAAGCAAGACGAATTACATAGCCTGATGCTACGAAGAAAATAATTAATGCGATAATAATCGATACGATTTCTAATGGGATGTTTGCAGCATTCGGCATGTTTGTTGCACCGAATTTCAATGCACCAAATAGCGTGGCACCAAATACAACTCCAAGCGGCGTATTTGCCCCTAGTAATGCAACGGCGATACCATCAAATCCAATGCCCGTAAAGCCGCTTCGAATCGCCATATAGCCAAATGTACCTAATGCTTCCATTGCACCAGCTAAACCAGCGAATACCCCTGAAATTGTCATCGCTAAAATAATATTTTTCTTTACGCTCATACCAGCATATTCAGCTGCGTTTTTATTAAAACCTACCGATTTTAATTCAAAGCCTAGCGTCGTACGCTCTAAAATGAACCACATAATAAATACCATAACAATGGCAATGACAATACCCCAGTGCAAGCGAGAATATTGCGTAAGCTCCTCAAGCCATGGTGAGCTTAATGAAGCAGTTTGAGCAATATTATCTGTACGCTCTCTACCTGACCAAGATTTAATCAACGCATTGGCGATATGGAGCGCCGTATAGTTCAGCATAATTGTAACGATTACTTCATGAATGCTAAAACGCGCTTTTAAGTAACCAGCAATAAATGCCCAAAAAGCCCCTGCTGCTGCTGCTGCAATTAATGCTAGCGGCAAATGAATCAATTTGGGTAAGCCTTCGATAGCAAAACCAACATAAGTTGCTGCTGCCCAGCCCATAATAAGCTGCCCTTCCACCCCGATGTTGAATAAACCTGTTCGGAATGCGAAAGCAACGGCTAAACCAGCTAAAATATATGGTGTGATTTGGCGAATTGTTTCACCAATCGTATAAATATCTCCAAATATACCATTCCATAATGCAGTATATCCTTTAATTGGGTCGTAGCCAGTCACAACCATTACAATTGCACCAACAATTAGACCTAAAATAACTGAAATTATAGGAACGAGAATATTAATTGTGCGATTGCTCACTTTATTCGTCCCCTTTCCTTGCTGCCTTCGTTTTTGTTTGACCAGCCATTAATAAACCTAGCTCCTGCTCTGTTGTTTCATTAGCATTTAATGTATCCACAATTTGCCCATCATAAATAACGGCAATGCGGTCAGAGACGTTCATTACTTCATCTAGCTCAAAGGAAATTAATAACACGGCCTTCCCTTTATCGCGTTGCTCAATTAAACGACGGTGAATAAATTCAATTGCACCAACATCTAAGCCTCGTGTTGGTAATGCTGCAATTAATAAATCTGGATCGCGGTCTACTTCGCGTCCAATAATTGCTTTTTGCTGGTTACCGCCCGATAATGCACGCGCTGGTGTTGACTCACCATGCCCTGTTCGCACATCGAACTCTTCAATCACTTGCTTTGCTTTTTGTGATATTTTTTTATAGTCAATAATGCCATATTTCGAAATAGGCTCTTTGTAATATGTTTGCAAAGCGATATTATGACCAATTGTAAAATCAAGCACTAAGCCATGCTTATGACGGTCTTGTGGAATATGACCAATACCTGTTTCTGTAATTTGACGCGGCTTTTTATTCGTTACATCTTGTCCATTTAATACGACTTTACCGCTTTTAATTTTGCGCAAGCCTGTAATTGCCTCGATTAATTCAGATTGTCCGTTTCCATCAATCCCTGCAATCCCTACTATTTCACCTTTACGCACAGTTAAATTTAAGCTTTTTACTTTTTCAACTCCACGATAATCAAGCACAACTAAATCTTGAATGTTTAATGCTTCATCTTTTGGATTTGATGGCGATTTTTCTGTTTTAAACTCAACTTGACGACCAACCATTAATTCTGCTAATTCGTCCGGATTCGTTTCAGCTGTTACAACAGTTCCAATTCCTTCACCTTTACGAATAATCGTTACGCGATCAGATACTTCCATAATTTCATTTAGTTTATGCGTAATTAAAATAATGGACTTTCCTTCTGAGATTAAGCGCTTCATAATATCGATAAGCTCTTTAATTTCTTGTGGTGTTAATGATGCTGTTGGCTCATCAAAAATTAAAATTTCAGCACCACGATACAATGTTTTTAAAATTTCTACACGCTGCTGCATACCAACAGAAATATCTTCAATTTTCGCATAAGGGTCAACATCTAAACCATACTTTTCAGAAAGTGCCGCGATGTTTTTAGCAGCCTCTTTAATATTGACTGTTCCACTTTTTGTCGGCTCATTGCCTAAGACGATATTTTCTGTAACAGTAAAGTTTTCTACAAGCATAAAGTGCTGATGCACCATTCCAATCCCTAAATCATTCGCTACGTTCGGATCTGCAATTTTCACAGCTTCCCCGCGCACTTTAATTTCACCAGCTTCTGGCTGATAAAGTCCGAATAATACGTTCATTAAAGTCGATTTACCTGCACCATTTTCTCCTAATAATGCATGAATTTCGCCTTTTTGCAGTTGGAGGGTGATATTATTGTTCGCTACAAAGCCTCCGAATTCTTTACGGATGCCTAGCATTTCGATCACGTATTCCAATCGTTTCACTCCTTTAGGCACAATTTAAATTAAATATATAAAGACAAATGCTCAGCTTAGACCGTGAGCTTGTTTGTGTTTCCAAAAATTAACACATGGGTTTGTCGGAAAAGCTAAAATAATAGATTTACCTCGATTAGCATATTATTTGGACGACCATAACACTTTTCTGTCATGTTAAATAATCGCCACACTTTGTAACATCTTCGAGTAAAAATGGACTGGAGTTAGCCGTAAGCACAATTCATCCGGCATCCCCACCTATTAACTTTCAAACTTACTACAATATAATTCAATAGCTTTCTACAAATTCTAGCTGTTATTTACAGCTAGAAAATGGAGCTGTCTCAAAATGACTTTTTAGACAGCTCCACGCGCCGAGGATAATAGCATGATTATGCGACTACCGCAGAAGCACGCACATTTTTAGAAAACCATTAGAATGAGTGGTTTGACACTCCTTAAATTGGACAAATATCGGTATTTATCCTCTCTCTATGTAAGATAAAGAGCCTTCCTTTGAACCAAGATAAGGAATGCCGAGAAAGGTTTTGCCTTTCTTGACATCCCTTCATTCATTATGAATTCATTATTTTACATCATCTGGATGTGTCGGTACTTTGATTTCGCCAGCGATGATTTTTTCTTTGAATTCTTCAACTACTGCTAATACATCCTCAGTAATTGCACCGCGAGAATCAGCAAGACCTACGCCGCCTTCTTTTAATCCATAAACAGTTGTTTGACCGCCAGGGAAGTCGCCTGCTTTTGTACGGTTTGCAATATCAATAACTGCGTTACCTACGCCTTTAACCATTGAAGTTAATGTTACGTTTTGGTCACCAACTTGTCCTTCTTCGTATTGGTCTTTATCTACACCAATTACCCATACATCAGCGTTAGCATCTTTTTCTTTACGCTCTTTCGCTTCTGTGAATACGCCGTTACCAGCACCACCAGCAGCGTGGAAAATAATATCTACGCCTGAAGAGTACATACGGTTTGCAATCATTTTACCGATATCTGCTTTGTCGAAAGACTCTGCATAATCTTCTTCAATGATAATATCAGGGTTTGCAGCCTTTGCACCTGCGATAAATCCAGCGTGGAAGCGCTCAATTACAGGAATTTTTAATCCGCCCATAAAGCCGACCTTACCTGTTTTAGACATTTTAGCAGCTGCTACACCAGCAAGGAATGCACCTTCCTGCTCATTGAATAGTACAGATGCTACGTTTGGCGCATCTACAACACCGTCAATGATTGCTAATTGTGCGTCTTTTTGTTGGCTTGCGATTTTACCCATTGCATCTTCAAATAAGAAGCCTACACCGAATACTAAATCGAAGTCACGACGGATTAATGCATTTAAGTTTGTGTTATATTCTGAATCTTGTTTTGATTCTAGGTAGTCAAAGCCGCCATCGCCTTTTTCTAAACCGTTATCTTTACCGAATTGTTGGATACCTTCCCAAGCAGATTGGTTAAATGATTTATCATCAACACCGCCTGTATCTGTTACCATTGCGATTGAAAAATCGCCTGTTGAAGTTTCAGAACCTTTGTCAGTTGAACCATTTGTACCTTCATTTTCTTTTTTCTCATCATCTGCACCACATGCACCTAAAATTGCACCTGTTGCAACAACAGAAGAGATTAATAAACCAAATTTACGCTTTTTCATTAGTGAATCCTCCCAGAAAGGTTTTTTAGTCATTAGCAGGAAATAAAATCTGTTCTACACCCTTTTTCTTACTACATGGAAGCTGAACTTATCAGCTCTAAAATAATTTTTAGAATATAAAACTACTCGATCATTATCATCATAATGAAGCTGCTTCAGAACAAGTAACGCTGTTTCTGGACCGCAGTCCAATATTGGCGAAACCTCTTCATGAAAGCCTATTGGATCGATGTATGTGACCGCATAGTTGACATGGATAGCACCCGATTTTTCAAGTGCTGAAAAAAGAGATATATCCTGATTATTAACAAATTGCTGCGGTAAATAGGTAGCTGGCACTTTATCAATACAATAAACGACCGGCTCTCCATCCGCTGTTCTTACACGCTCAATCGTGATCACATTGTCATCACTGTTGGTTTGAAAACGCTTTACATCATCCTCAGTCGATTTTTCTTCTGTTGCTTTTATAAAAATCGTGCCTGGTGTCATTCCTGCTTGCTCAATCATGGATGAAATACTCGACAATTGTTCAATTCCCGAAGTAAACACTGGCTTAGGATTGACAAATGTTCCTACACCATGCCGACGGATGATAACGTTTTCTTCCTCCAACAATCGTAGCGCCTCGCGTAGAGTGGCACGACTTACTCCAAGTGATTTAGATAGCTCAAATTCAGAAGGTAATTTTTCATTTTCTTGATAAATTCCTTTTTCAATATCTGATTTTAAGCGATCAATCACTTGTAAGTATAAATGACGGTGATCTGTTTTAATTGTCACTTTTTCACCACCACCAACAAAGAGATCAGACATCTGATGTACAACATTCCTACTAATTCGTTTTCAATATAACATTTTTGCTAGCGCTTGCAAATACATTTTTTAAAAAGTGTGACGGAATCGTAAATTTTATATTAAATTTTGAACAAAAATAAAGTATTCAGAAAAATCCGCTATCTCTATTCCCCTGAAATGCTATGTTTTGCCATCAATACTTGGCGTGGTCTACTACCATCTGGCGGACCAACTACCCCACGCATTTCCATTTGATCCACAATGCGTGCAGCTCTAGCATAGCCGATACGAAAACGTCGTTGTAGCATGGATACTGAGGCACTTTGCTGCTCCATAACGAGCATCACCGCCTCATCATATAAATCATCCGTCTCCTCCATCACATCTGTTTGAGGCACTTCGGTCGGAATCATCGACTCCTCATATTGTGCTTTTTGCTGTTCTATGACAAAATCAACGACAGCCTCTACTTCCTTGTCCGATACAAAGGCACCTTGCACACGGACTGGCTTTGATGCTCCAGCCGGTAAAAACAGCATATCTCCTCGTCCAAGCAAACGCTCTGCACCGCCCATATCTAAAATAGTGCGTGAATCAACTGCCGAGGATACAGCAAAGGCAATACGTGAAGGAATATTCGCTTTAATAATCCCTGTAATAACATCTACAGATGGACGCTGTGTGGCGATAATTAAATGAATACCTGCTGCACGTGCCATTTGCGCCAAACGTGTAATCGCATCCTCTACCTCATTTGATGCAACCATCATTAAATCCGCCAACTCATCTACAATCACAACGATATATGGTAGCTTTGCCTGTTGCTCTGTATTTATCACATTATGCTGTTCGATATGCTCATTATAGCCCTCGATATTGCGGGTGCCTGTATGCGAGAATAAGTCATAGCGGCGTTCCATTTCTGAAACGATTTTTTGCAATGCCTGTGCAGCCTTACGTGGATCTGTCACAACAGGTGCAAGCAAATGTGGAATACCATTATATACAGTTAGCTCCACCATTTTCGGGTCAATCATCATCATACGCACTTCATGTGGAGCCGCTCGCATCAATATCGAAATAATAATGCCGTTAATACATACACTTTTCCCACTTCCCGTTGAACCAGCAACGAGTAAATGCGGCATTTTGTTCAGCTCAGCAAGCATAGCCTGTCCCGTTACATCTCGACCGAAGCTAATTAATAGCTTGCTCGCCGCTCTATTATCAGGCACTTCAATTACTTCCCTTAATGTAACGATAGCCACCTCATTGTTTGGCACTTCAATACCGATAGCCGATTTCCCGGGAATCGGTGCTTCTAAACGAATATCCTTTGCGGCTAATGCTAATGCTAAATCATCCTGTAAGCTAACAATTTTGCTTACTTTGACACCGACATCTGGCAATACTTCATATTTTGTGACAGCAGGACCTAAATGCACTTGTACAACTTTTGCTTTCACACCAAAGCTTAACAGTGTTTGCTCTAGCTTT belongs to Lysinibacillus louembei and includes:
- a CDS encoding GntR family transcriptional regulator; its protein translation is MTIKTDHRHLYLQVIDRLKSDIEKGIYQENEKLPSEFELSKSLGVSRATLREALRLLEEENVIIRRHGVGTFVNPKPVFTSGIEQLSSISSMIEQAGMTPGTIFIKATEEKSTEDDVKRFQTNSDDNVITIERVRTADGEPVVYCIDKVPATYLPQQFVNNQDISLFSALEKSGAIHVNYAVTYIDPIGFHEEVSPILDCGPETALLVLKQLHYDDNDRVVLYSKNYFRADKFSFHVVRKRV
- a CDS encoding ABC transporter ATP-binding protein, giving the protein MEYVIEMLGIRKEFGGFVANNNITLQLQKGEIHALLGENGAGKSTLMNVLFGLYQPEAGEIKVRGEAVKIADPNVANDLGIGMVHQHFMLVENFTVTENIVLGNEPTKSGTVNIKEAAKNIAALSEKYGLDVDPYAKIEDISVGMQQRVEILKTLYRGAEILIFDEPTASLTPQEIKELIDIMKRLISEGKSIILITHKLNEIMEVSDRVTIIRKGEGIGTVVTAETNPDELAELMVGRQVEFKTEKSPSNPKDEALNIQDLVVLDYRGVEKVKSLNLTVRKGEIVGIAGIDGNGQSELIEAITGLRKIKSGKVVLNGQDVTNKKPRQITETGIGHIPQDRHKHGLVLDFTIGHNIALQTYYKEPISKYGIIDYKKISQKAKQVIEEFDVRTGHGESTPARALSGGNQQKAIIGREVDRDPDLLIAALPTRGLDVGAIEFIHRRLIEQRDKGKAVLLISFELDEVMNVSDRIAVIYDGQIVDTLNANETTEQELGLLMAGQTKTKAARKGDE
- a CDS encoding ABC transporter permease — encoded protein: MSFLDILYFIVPSAIFYAAPLIFAAIGGVFSERSGVVNIGIEGIMVIGAFVGIIFNLFTYETLGGFTPWVALLVAMVIGALFSLLLAVAAIAFRADQTVTGVALNLLGIAIALFLVKMIFEGRGQTDFISERFPRFDVPLLADIPFFGPLLFHNIYGTSILAFAVAILAWFVIFKTPFGLRLRAVGEHPMAADTMGVNVTKMRYIAVMISGALAGIGGAVYSQTITNDFSHATINGQGFMAIAAMIFGKWHPIGAMGAALFFGLAQALSIAGSTIPYVKDIPPVFLTILPYVLTILALAGFIGKANAPKASGQPYIKGKR
- a CDS encoding ABC transporter permease, translating into MSNRTINILVPIISVILGLIVGAIVMVVTGYDPIKGYTALWNGIFGDIYTIGETIRQITPYILAGLAVAFAFRTGLFNIGVEGQLIMGWAAATYVGFAIEGLPKLIHLPLALIAAAAAGAFWAFIAGYLKARFSIHEVIVTIMLNYTALHIANALIKSWSGRERTDNIAQTASLSSPWLEELTQYSRLHWGIVIAIVMVFIMWFILERTTLGFELKSVGFNKNAAEYAGMSVKKNIILAMTISGVFAGLAGAMEALGTFGYMAIRSGFTGIGFDGIAVALLGANTPLGVVFGATLFGALKFGATNMPNAANIPLEIVSIIIALIIFFVASGYVIRLALEKFGKKKEGK
- a CDS encoding FtsK/SpoIIIE family DNA translocase, giving the protein MANNKGKKKQLKAAKKEWHPLAYEIVGILCIAYAIIIYFEYGIVGRFTQSIALFLFGNLHFVIPFLLVLVASMLMVRRRGVTMKNRVVIGVSLIICSLTVFSHSLLFEELHKANALLSNSVLRETWRLLIEMDGVANRGQALGGGMIGALLFSILHVLFDSTGAKVTAWVLLFIGIILVTGKALVPFIIEKTPAMKKKLTPQKKEKKRRSSKAVTSETEVLATEETIVHEEPIISAFTQPQIREEEPIMEEVEVMEEVLDVPVQMKESESPYTLPSTQLLQLPPAHDQSGEYSIIQANAKKLEQTLLSFGVKAKVVQVHLGPAVTKYEVLPDVGVKVSKIVSLQDDLALALAAKDIRLEAPIPGKSAIGIEVPNNEVAIVTLREVIEVPDNRAASKLLISFGRDVTGQAMLAELNKMPHLLVAGSTGSGKSVCINGIIISILMRAAPHEVRMMMIDPKMVELTVYNGIPHLLAPVVTDPRKAAQALQKIVSEMERRYDLFSHTGTRNIEGYNEHIEQHNVINTEQQAKLPYIVVIVDELADLMMVASNEVEDAITRLAQMARAAGIHLIIATQRPSVDVITGIIKANIPSRIAFAVSSAVDSRTILDMGGAERLLGRGDMLFLPAGASKPVRVQGAFVSDKEVEAVVDFVIEQQKAQYEESMIPTEVPQTDVMEETDDLYDEAVMLVMEQQSASVSMLQRRFRIGYARAARIVDQMEMRGVVGPPDGSRPRQVLMAKHSISGE
- a CDS encoding BMP family lipoprotein codes for the protein MKKRKFGLLISSVVATGAILGACGADDEKKENEGTNGSTDKGSETSTGDFSIAMVTDTGGVDDKSFNQSAWEGIQQFGKDNGLEKGDGGFDYLESKQDSEYNTNLNALIRRDFDLVFGVGFLFEDAMGKIASQQKDAQLAIIDGVVDAPNVASVLFNEQEGAFLAGVAAAKMSKTGKVGFMGGLKIPVIERFHAGFIAGAKAANPDIIIEEDYAESFDKADIGKMIANRMYSSGVDIIFHAAGGAGNGVFTEAKERKEKDANADVWVIGVDKDQYEEGQVGDQNVTLTSMVKGVGNAVIDIANRTKAGDFPGGQTTVYGLKEGGVGLADSRGAITEDVLAVVEEFKEKIIAGEIKVPTHPDDVK